A genomic segment from Janibacter sp. DB-40 encodes:
- a CDS encoding heavy metal translocating P-type ATPase, with product MSTVTDPRSESTTDEHTVDLAITGMTCASCSARVERNLGKIDGVDAVVNLATEKARVSHPESVSIDELIATVEKSGYGATVIEPEARLTPPKHTPVARADLARRAIVAAALAAVVVLLAMGPWSFPANPWLQLLVTTPVVVWAAWPFHRAAFVNARHLASTMDTLVSLGVSAAYLWSLVTLLTGAGEGGHYYFETAAVITTFLLIGRWLEARSKDEGRSALTELMDLGAKGVAVQRIDSRSRATTEVILPLHELQVGDHFIVRPGEKVATDGRIIDGTSSIDTSLVTGESVPVDVRSGDRVDAGTVNTSGRLIVEATAVGSDTTFAAIVRLVEQAQTGKADVQRLADRVSAVFVPAVLVVALLTFVGWWIGSGSATTAIGVAVTVLIIACPCALGLATPMALLVGTSRGAQKGILIKGPQVLEDTRRIDTLVLDKTGTITTGVAQVTDLAAAPGLHPAAVLTAAAAVETGSEHPIARAIVRRAQDQGIKIPRITDFESLPGSGAVASIKGTRVTVGTSDLFDEVPPELATLERRGTTVFVGWERKARGALTVADEVRDTSGDAIRALRSEGLQVWLLSGDAEHNATAIAATVGIDAEHVIAGVRPQDKHDVIERLQGEGRVVAMVGDGVNDAAAIVRADLGMAMGTGTDVAMESADIVLVHADLESVPRAISLSRETLKVIKQNLGWAFGYNIAAIPLAVAGLLNPMIAGAAMAMSSVLVVLNSLRLRKVLPDD from the coding sequence ATGTCGACCGTGACCGACCCCCGCTCCGAGTCGACGACGGACGAGCACACCGTCGACCTGGCCATCACGGGGATGACCTGCGCCTCCTGCTCGGCCCGGGTCGAGCGCAACCTCGGCAAGATCGACGGCGTCGACGCCGTCGTCAACCTCGCGACGGAGAAGGCCCGGGTCAGCCACCCGGAGTCGGTGAGCATCGACGAGCTGATCGCGACGGTGGAGAAGTCCGGCTACGGCGCCACCGTCATCGAGCCGGAGGCCCGCCTCACTCCCCCCAAGCACACCCCGGTCGCCCGCGCCGACCTCGCCCGACGCGCGATCGTGGCCGCAGCGCTCGCCGCGGTCGTCGTGCTGCTCGCGATGGGGCCGTGGAGCTTCCCCGCGAACCCGTGGCTGCAGCTGCTCGTGACCACCCCGGTCGTGGTGTGGGCGGCGTGGCCCTTCCACCGCGCGGCGTTCGTCAATGCCCGCCATCTCGCGTCGACGATGGACACCCTCGTCTCTCTCGGTGTCAGCGCCGCGTACCTGTGGTCGCTCGTCACCCTGCTCACCGGCGCGGGCGAGGGCGGGCACTACTACTTCGAGACCGCGGCCGTCATCACCACCTTCCTGCTCATCGGCCGTTGGCTCGAGGCCCGCAGCAAGGACGAGGGGCGCTCCGCACTCACCGAGCTCATGGACCTCGGGGCGAAGGGGGTGGCAGTCCAGCGGATCGACTCGCGCTCCCGGGCCACCACCGAGGTCATCCTGCCGCTGCATGAGCTGCAAGTCGGCGACCACTTCATCGTGCGGCCGGGAGAGAAGGTCGCGACCGACGGCCGCATCATCGACGGCACGAGCTCCATCGACACCTCGCTGGTCACCGGGGAGTCCGTGCCCGTCGACGTGCGCTCGGGTGACCGGGTCGACGCCGGCACCGTCAACACCTCCGGGCGGCTGATCGTCGAGGCGACTGCGGTGGGCTCGGACACGACCTTCGCCGCGATCGTGCGGCTCGTCGAGCAGGCACAGACCGGCAAGGCCGACGTCCAGCGCCTCGCCGACCGGGTCTCCGCGGTCTTCGTCCCCGCCGTCCTGGTGGTCGCGCTGCTGACCTTCGTCGGCTGGTGGATCGGCTCCGGGTCGGCGACGACCGCGATCGGCGTCGCCGTGACGGTGCTGATCATCGCCTGCCCGTGCGCGCTGGGCCTGGCCACGCCGATGGCGCTGCTCGTCGGCACCAGCCGTGGCGCGCAGAAGGGCATCCTCATCAAGGGCCCGCAGGTCCTCGAGGACACCCGCCGCATCGACACCCTCGTCCTGGACAAGACCGGCACGATCACCACGGGCGTCGCCCAGGTGACCGACCTCGCCGCCGCTCCGGGGCTGCACCCCGCAGCCGTCCTCACCGCGGCCGCGGCCGTCGAGACCGGCAGCGAGCACCCGATCGCGCGAGCCATCGTGCGCCGCGCGCAGGACCAGGGGATCAAGATCCCGCGGATCACAGACTTCGAGAGCCTCCCCGGCTCCGGCGCGGTCGCGAGCATCAAGGGCACCCGCGTCACCGTCGGCACGTCCGACCTCTTCGACGAGGTGCCGCCGGAGCTGGCGACGCTCGAGCGCCGCGGCACGACCGTCTTCGTCGGGTGGGAGCGCAAGGCCCGCGGGGCGCTCACCGTGGCCGACGAGGTCCGCGACACCTCCGGCGACGCGATCCGTGCACTGCGGTCCGAGGGCCTGCAGGTGTGGCTGCTCAGCGGCGACGCCGAGCACAACGCGACCGCGATCGCGGCGACCGTCGGCATCGACGCCGAGCACGTCATCGCCGGCGTCCGCCCGCAGGACAAGCACGACGTCATCGAGCGACTCCAGGGCGAGGGTCGGGTCGTCGCGATGGTCGGCGACGGCGTCAACGACGCGGCCGCGATCGTGCGTGCCGACCTCGGGATGGCGATGGGCACCGGCACCGACGTCGCGATGGAGTCGGCCGACATCGTCCTCGTGCACGCCGACCTCGAGTCGGTCCCCCGCGCGATCTCCCTCTCCCGGGAGACGCTGAAGGTGATCAAGCAGAACCTGGGCTGGGCCTTCGGCTACAACATCGCCGCGATCCCGCTCGCCGTGGCCGGTCTGCTCAACCCGATGATCGCCGGCGCCGCGATGGCGATGAGCTCGGTCCTCGTCGTGCTCAACTCCCTTCGGCTGCGCAAGGTGCTGCCGGACGACTGA
- a CDS encoding MFS transporter produces MALSSAGRVGAAGAAVVGVTFGMARYAYGVTLPDIQEDLELSELVLGLISSATFAGYLAGLLLARPLSVRRGPRAPTSVGAVSGTAGAVIVTLAQSPWLLAVGVVLAGSAGGWAWAPYSDIVTRTVPERAQPRALAIITTGTSGGLVLLGGLAVLATTGSWRLVWTGIALAAVVAAIVNVRLVPKVPPRSSSTPRAGWRGLIMPVRVLRVPIAYSLVYFAAIVVYFTYAADVLESSDLPTGAVPVLYMVMGTTGMVAVMTGALAQRLGSARVAALCLVAVAAALAPLGLASDSVPAVAASACVFGVGYMTGSAVLAVWTAEVLPERAGTAFTVCLVVGAVASVAAPAVAGALLPAMGMTMLLVATGVVSLASGVALLLHRPAAGSM; encoded by the coding sequence ATGGCGTTGTCGTCGGCCGGTCGGGTCGGGGCGGCCGGGGCAGCGGTGGTCGGAGTCACCTTCGGCATGGCGCGGTACGCCTACGGGGTGACGCTGCCCGACATCCAGGAGGACCTCGAGCTGTCCGAGCTCGTCCTCGGCCTGATCTCGAGCGCGACGTTCGCCGGGTACCTGGCCGGTTTGCTGCTCGCGCGGCCGCTCTCCGTCCGTAGGGGCCCCCGCGCCCCGACGAGCGTCGGTGCGGTCAGCGGTACGGCCGGGGCGGTGATCGTGACCCTCGCGCAGTCCCCGTGGCTGCTTGCCGTGGGCGTCGTGCTCGCCGGCAGTGCGGGCGGCTGGGCCTGGGCACCGTACTCGGACATCGTGACGCGGACGGTGCCCGAGCGCGCGCAGCCGCGGGCCCTGGCGATCATCACGACGGGCACCAGCGGCGGCCTGGTCCTGCTGGGCGGTCTGGCCGTCCTGGCCACGACGGGTTCGTGGCGTCTGGTCTGGACCGGCATCGCCCTCGCCGCGGTCGTCGCCGCCATCGTCAACGTGCGACTGGTCCCGAAGGTACCGCCGCGCAGCTCCTCGACCCCGCGAGCCGGGTGGCGAGGCCTCATCATGCCGGTGCGGGTGCTGCGGGTGCCGATCGCCTACTCGCTCGTCTACTTCGCAGCGATCGTCGTCTACTTCACCTACGCCGCCGACGTCCTCGAGAGCAGCGACCTCCCGACTGGAGCCGTGCCGGTCCTCTACATGGTGATGGGGACGACCGGCATGGTGGCCGTGATGACGGGGGCGCTCGCGCAGCGTCTGGGTAGTGCCCGGGTCGCGGCGCTGTGCCTGGTGGCGGTGGCCGCGGCGTTGGCGCCGCTGGGACTGGCGAGTGACTCCGTGCCGGCCGTGGCGGCCTCGGCCTGCGTCTTCGGCGTGGGCTACATGACCGGATCGGCGGTCCTGGCGGTGTGGACTGCCGAGGTGCTCCCCGAGCGTGCGGGGACGGCCTTCACGGTGTGCCTGGTCGTGGGCGCGGTCGCCTCGGTGGCTGCTCCTGCCGTGGCCGGCGCGCTGCTTCCCGCCATGGGGATGACGATGCTCCTGGTCGCCACGGGCGTGGTCTCCCTCGCCAGCGGAGTGGCCCTCCTCCTGCACCGCCCTGCCGCCGGGTCGATGTAA
- a CDS encoding ABC transporter permease — protein sequence MSTASSWALVAQRDVSVRLRDKTFLGSTLFTLVIIVGLIGFQIWLSSNETTYDVAVTTQSAQMGEVLVEQGSGNDDTVTIETTEVDDAAAAKAAVTEETVDAWLSPTDEGWQLIGKSEVDPELRAMAEDTIRQHVLAANAADAGTDLGALQAGSSVTTDVLDGDAEQQMIGQAVGFAMAILFYMAAIVFGMYLAMSVTEEKQSRIVEIIATSIPLRQLLVGKLAAAVALAVGQLVLFGVVALVGVTFTDWGDLLPSFTSGVAWFVVFFLAGFTMIAAMYAVAGALASRQEDIQSTSLPVTVLTMVMFFGALFAEGTVAEVLAWVPPFSAILQPMRLVTGESAWWEALLSLGLLALATGAVVLLAERIYRRALMQTSGKLTIAQAWKAEI from the coding sequence ATGAGCACCGCGAGCTCCTGGGCACTCGTCGCACAACGTGACGTGTCGGTCCGCCTGCGCGACAAGACCTTCCTCGGGTCGACCCTCTTCACCCTCGTGATCATCGTCGGCCTCATCGGCTTCCAGATCTGGCTGAGCAGTAACGAGACGACCTACGACGTGGCAGTCACCACCCAGTCCGCGCAGATGGGTGAGGTCCTGGTCGAGCAGGGCTCCGGGAACGACGACACGGTGACGATCGAGACCACCGAGGTCGACGACGCCGCCGCCGCGAAGGCCGCGGTCACGGAGGAGACGGTCGACGCCTGGCTCTCGCCGACCGACGAGGGCTGGCAGCTGATCGGCAAGTCCGAGGTCGACCCCGAGCTGCGGGCCATGGCGGAGGACACCATCCGCCAGCACGTCCTCGCCGCGAACGCCGCCGACGCAGGCACCGACCTGGGCGCACTCCAGGCGGGCAGCTCCGTGACCACGGACGTCCTCGACGGTGACGCCGAGCAGCAGATGATCGGCCAGGCGGTCGGCTTCGCCATGGCGATCCTGTTCTACATGGCCGCCATCGTCTTCGGGATGTACCTCGCGATGAGCGTGACCGAGGAGAAGCAGTCCCGCATCGTGGAGATCATCGCGACGTCGATCCCCCTTCGCCAGCTGCTCGTCGGCAAGCTCGCCGCCGCCGTCGCGCTCGCCGTGGGCCAGCTCGTGCTCTTCGGCGTCGTCGCCCTCGTCGGGGTGACCTTCACGGACTGGGGCGACCTGCTGCCGAGCTTCACCTCGGGCGTGGCCTGGTTCGTCGTCTTCTTCCTCGCGGGCTTCACGATGATCGCGGCGATGTACGCCGTCGCCGGGGCGCTCGCCTCCCGGCAGGAGGACATCCAATCCACCTCGCTGCCGGTGACGGTGCTGACCATGGTGATGTTCTTCGGCGCGCTCTTCGCCGAGGGCACGGTCGCCGAGGTGCTCGCCTGGGTCCCGCCGTTCTCGGCGATCCTGCAGCCGATGCGTCTGGTCACCGGCGAGTCGGCGTGGTGGGAGGCGCTGCTCAGCCTCGGCCTGCTCGCCCTCGCGACCGGCGCAGTCGTCCTCCTCGCCGAGCGGATCTACCGGCGGGCGCTGATGCAGACCTCCGGCAAGCTGACGATCGCCCAGGCGTGGAAGGCCGAGATCTGA
- a CDS encoding ATP-binding cassette domain-containing protein: MDTTPQDITVEGLTRRFGDLTAVDHVDFTVEQGMMTGFVGGNGAGKTTTMRMIMGVLSVTEGRVLWGDRPITTADQRTIGYMPEERGLYPKQKVLDQLIHLGQLKGLSRTAARRSVMVLLERLRLADRAHDPVESLSLGNQQRVQIAAALTIEPAALILDEPFSGLDPDAVDSMADLLREHTSRGVPVLFSSHQLDLVDRLCDRLVILAKGRVRASGSPTELRGGAPQRHRLVAVRDAGWVRELPGLAAVDVDGPTAIIDIPTDSEEERRRLLGEVLAEGLRRGGVLEVSPIVPPLSEVYREVTA, encoded by the coding sequence ATGGACACGACACCGCAGGACATCACCGTGGAGGGGCTGACGCGACGGTTCGGTGACCTCACCGCCGTCGACCACGTCGACTTCACGGTCGAGCAGGGGATGATGACCGGCTTCGTCGGAGGCAACGGGGCCGGGAAGACGACGACGATGCGCATGATCATGGGCGTGCTGTCGGTCACCGAGGGACGGGTGCTCTGGGGCGACCGGCCGATCACGACCGCCGACCAGCGCACGATCGGCTACATGCCCGAGGAGCGCGGCCTGTACCCGAAGCAGAAGGTCCTCGACCAGCTGATCCACCTCGGCCAGCTCAAGGGCCTGTCCCGCACGGCCGCCCGCCGGTCGGTCATGGTCCTCCTTGAGCGGTTGCGCCTCGCCGACCGCGCCCACGACCCCGTCGAGTCCCTCTCCCTCGGCAACCAGCAGCGGGTGCAGATCGCGGCCGCGCTGACGATCGAGCCGGCAGCGCTGATCCTCGACGAGCCCTTCTCCGGGCTCGACCCCGATGCCGTCGACTCGATGGCCGACCTGCTGCGCGAGCACACCTCACGCGGGGTGCCGGTCCTCTTCTCCAGCCACCAACTCGACCTCGTCGACCGGCTCTGCGACAGGCTCGTCATCCTCGCCAAGGGCCGGGTGCGCGCCAGCGGCAGCCCCACCGAGCTGCGTGGTGGAGCGCCGCAGCGCCACCGTCTCGTCGCCGTCCGCGACGCCGGCTGGGTGCGGGAGCTGCCCGGCCTGGCCGCCGTCGACGTCGACGGACCGACCGCGATCATCGACATCCCGACCGACTCCGAGGAGGAGCGCCGCCGGCTCCTCGGCGAGGTGCTCGCCGAGGGCCTGCGCCGTGGGGGTGTCCTCGAGGTCAGCCCGATCGTCCCGCCCCTGTCCGAGGTCTACCGAGAGGTGACGGCATGA
- a CDS encoding response regulator transcription factor — protein sequence MLRVLLVDDQPLIRSGFAMMLSVEEDLAVVGEAANGREAVELAAAHRPDVIVMDVQMPVMDGIAATREIVERGLGHVLILTTFDRDDYLFDALQAGASGFLLKNADAEQLVDALRAVGHGHALLAPEVTKRVIAQMSAAPQGAEEGGRHAELLSYLTGRELDVLRLIGAGRSNAEIAGELVIGAATVKTHVSSIFAKLQVRDRVGAVIIAHEASIV from the coding sequence ATGCTGCGGGTGCTGCTCGTCGACGACCAGCCGCTGATCCGGTCCGGCTTCGCGATGATGCTCTCGGTCGAGGAGGACCTGGCGGTCGTCGGTGAGGCCGCGAACGGCCGCGAGGCGGTCGAGCTGGCGGCCGCGCACCGGCCCGATGTCATCGTCATGGACGTGCAGATGCCGGTCATGGACGGGATCGCCGCCACCCGCGAGATCGTCGAGCGCGGGCTCGGGCACGTGCTCATCCTGACCACCTTCGACCGGGACGATTACCTCTTCGACGCGCTGCAGGCGGGCGCAAGCGGATTCCTGCTGAAGAACGCGGATGCGGAGCAGCTCGTCGACGCCCTGCGCGCCGTCGGGCACGGGCACGCGCTGCTGGCCCCCGAGGTGACCAAGCGGGTCATCGCGCAGATGTCCGCCGCGCCGCAGGGGGCCGAGGAGGGCGGACGCCACGCCGAGCTGCTGTCGTACCTCACGGGGCGGGAGCTCGACGTGCTGCGGCTCATCGGTGCCGGGCGCTCCAACGCCGAGATCGCCGGCGAGCTGGTCATCGGCGCTGCCACGGTCAAGACGCACGTGTCGAGCATCTTCGCCAAGCTGCAGGTGCGCGACCGGGTCGGCGCGGTGATCATCGCGCACGAGGCCAGCATCGTCTGA
- a CDS encoding sensor histidine kinase, with product MASVVERLGDALSLDDDWVRPGSGVSRGDVVLTLASVVLSLFVLELMRSVGSLSEVDVSVTQQWVLTTVPCLFLLTRRQWPLVTASLATLAYWAIGTYVMLMSSLLSTQIVYFLVIFAGVAWARNRRAMVATYTVILIAMFLWLVWGFAVGRVASDMVTTPDPDALIPVTVAAPLIAGIVNVLYFGGAVVGGQLAWRGARQRADLVERAATIRSQAERLRESAVIEERLRIARELHDVVAHHVSGIGVQAAAARRVLDTDPEAAKGALGRIESGSRDAVGQMRGLLGTLRKGEAVPGSAGAGGADGSAGFVEEAGWDGSDHTPQPGLGDIPQLADSRSSTALTVVHEVVEEDPGDLDRVPTAIGHSLYRTTQEALTNVTRHSTARTARVSVRVDASTAEVEVTDDGRPRPGTSGTGMGQLGIRERISSHHGAVEMGPRPLGGYRVRARIPLRSGGDS from the coding sequence ATGGCTTCTGTTGTCGAGCGCCTCGGTGACGCCCTTTCGCTCGACGACGACTGGGTCCGCCCCGGCAGCGGTGTCAGCCGCGGGGACGTGGTCCTCACCTTGGCCTCGGTGGTCCTCTCCCTCTTCGTCCTGGAGCTGATGCGCTCCGTCGGCAGCCTCTCCGAGGTCGACGTCTCCGTCACCCAGCAGTGGGTGCTGACCACCGTACCCTGCCTCTTCCTGCTGACCCGGCGGCAGTGGCCGCTGGTCACCGCGTCGCTGGCCACGCTCGCGTACTGGGCGATCGGCACCTACGTGATGCTGATGTCCAGCCTGCTGTCGACGCAGATCGTGTACTTCCTCGTGATCTTCGCCGGCGTCGCCTGGGCGCGCAACCGGCGCGCCATGGTGGCCACCTACACGGTGATCCTCATCGCGATGTTCCTCTGGCTGGTGTGGGGGTTCGCCGTCGGCCGGGTGGCCAGCGACATGGTCACCACCCCCGACCCGGATGCACTCATCCCGGTGACCGTCGCGGCGCCGCTGATCGCCGGGATCGTCAACGTCCTCTACTTCGGCGGTGCCGTCGTCGGCGGGCAGCTGGCCTGGCGCGGCGCCCGGCAGCGCGCCGACCTCGTCGAGCGGGCCGCCACGATCCGCAGCCAGGCCGAGCGGTTGCGCGAGAGCGCGGTCATCGAGGAGCGGTTGCGCATCGCCCGGGAGCTGCACGACGTCGTCGCCCACCACGTCTCCGGGATCGGGGTGCAGGCGGCAGCGGCCCGTCGGGTCCTCGACACCGACCCCGAGGCGGCGAAGGGGGCCCTCGGCCGGATCGAGTCCGGCTCCCGCGACGCGGTGGGCCAGATGCGTGGCCTGCTCGGCACCCTACGGAAGGGGGAGGCCGTGCCCGGGTCAGCCGGTGCCGGTGGAGCGGACGGTTCCGCCGGCTTCGTCGAGGAGGCTGGTTGGGACGGCTCGGACCACACCCCGCAGCCGGGGCTGGGTGACATCCCGCAGCTGGCCGACTCCCGGTCATCCACCGCGCTCACCGTGGTGCACGAAGTCGTCGAGGAGGACCCCGGCGATCTGGACCGGGTGCCCACCGCGATCGGTCACTCGCTCTACCGGACCACCCAGGAGGCCCTGACCAACGTCACTCGGCACTCGACCGCACGTACCGCCCGGGTGTCGGTGCGGGTGGACGCGTCCACCGCGGAGGTCGAGGTCACCGACGACGGGCGTCCGCGCCCCGGGACATCGGGGACGGGCATGGGCCAGCTGGGCATCCGGGAGCGGATCTCCTCCCACCACGGCGCGGTCGAGATGGGACCACGCCCGCTGGGCGGCTACCGCGTGCGGGCGCGGATCCCCCTTCGCTCCGGGGGTGACTCGTGA
- a CDS encoding VOC family protein: protein MRVDHVSFAADQSGVKATAERLGEALGVAPVDGGLHPRFGTRNMILPLAHERYVEIVEVLDHPSSDKAPFGQVVRARSEAGGGWMGWVIRVDDDLESVEKRLDRQAVNGNRRLADGREFLWKQIGIKGTLADPQLPFFVKWGEGSPHPSQEAETEVTIASLQIAGDPDRVRDWLGGLPPEETSSVIDFDFIAPNGTPGLMSVTFNTPNGPVTL from the coding sequence ATGCGCGTTGACCACGTCTCCTTTGCAGCCGACCAGAGCGGTGTCAAGGCCACCGCCGAGCGTCTTGGTGAGGCCCTCGGGGTCGCACCGGTCGACGGTGGTCTGCACCCGCGGTTCGGCACCCGCAACATGATCCTGCCGCTGGCGCACGAGCGGTACGTCGAGATCGTCGAGGTGCTCGACCACCCCAGCTCGGACAAGGCCCCCTTCGGTCAGGTCGTGCGGGCCCGCTCCGAGGCCGGTGGCGGCTGGATGGGTTGGGTCATCCGCGTCGACGACGACCTGGAGTCGGTGGAGAAGCGTCTGGACCGCCAGGCGGTCAACGGCAACCGGCGCCTCGCCGACGGTCGCGAGTTCCTGTGGAAGCAGATCGGCATCAAGGGCACCCTCGCGGACCCGCAGCTGCCCTTCTTCGTCAAGTGGGGCGAGGGCTCGCCGCACCCGTCGCAGGAGGCGGAGACCGAGGTGACCATCGCGTCGCTGCAGATCGCCGGTGACCCCGACCGGGTGCGCGACTGGCTGGGTGGCCTGCCTCCGGAGGAGACCTCCTCGGTCATCGACTTCGACTTCATCGCGCCCAACGGCACGCCCGGCCTGATGTCGGTCACCTTCAACACCCCCAACGGTCCCGTCACCCTCTGA
- a CDS encoding RNA methyltransferase: MPDLVITSPANQRLKDLVTLRRRRVRESSGTTLLEGLEETTLALDAGVVPHALFHCPDLMLDPGAGAALVERVRRSGAEVVELGRSAFEKVAYREGPDGILARVPSPGRALADVDLPEGALVLLCEGVEKPGNLGAMLRTADAAGVALVIAADPVTDWGNPNVIRSSKGTVFSVPVASASTDEAWTWLAEHGVAVVATTPDTDVDHTDADLTGPVAVAVGSEKYGLTDAALARAQHRVRIPMVGQANSLNVATSAAIVVYEAVRQRRAV; this comes from the coding sequence ATGCCCGATCTCGTCATCACCTCTCCCGCCAACCAGCGCCTGAAGGACCTCGTCACGCTGCGCCGACGCCGCGTGCGCGAGAGCTCCGGGACCACGCTCCTCGAGGGTCTCGAGGAGACCACGCTCGCCCTCGACGCCGGTGTCGTGCCGCACGCCCTCTTCCACTGCCCCGACCTGATGCTCGACCCCGGTGCCGGGGCTGCGCTCGTCGAGCGCGTCCGCCGATCCGGTGCGGAGGTCGTCGAGCTGGGTCGGTCCGCGTTCGAGAAGGTCGCCTACCGCGAGGGGCCGGACGGGATCCTCGCCCGGGTGCCCTCGCCCGGACGCGCGCTCGCCGACGTCGACCTGCCCGAGGGGGCGCTGGTCCTGCTCTGCGAGGGGGTGGAGAAGCCGGGCAACCTCGGCGCGATGCTCCGCACCGCCGACGCGGCAGGGGTCGCCCTCGTCATCGCCGCCGACCCGGTCACCGACTGGGGCAACCCCAACGTCATCCGCTCGAGCAAGGGCACGGTCTTCTCCGTCCCGGTCGCCTCCGCGAGCACCGACGAGGCGTGGACGTGGCTGGCCGAGCACGGCGTCGCCGTCGTCGCGACGACGCCGGACACCGACGTCGACCACACGGACGCCGACCTCACCGGCCCGGTCGCCGTCGCGGTCGGCTCCGAGAAGTACGGCCTGACCGACGCCGCCCTGGCCCGGGCGCAGCACCGCGTGCGGATTCCCATGGTGGGGCAGGCCAATTCGCTCAATGTCGCCACGTCGGCGGCCATCGTCGTCTACGAGGCGGTCCGCCAGCGTCGGGCGGTCTGA
- a CDS encoding phosphatase PAP2 family protein, with amino-acid sequence MAADRSAPVRLVSAVLAMTGVMLLVAAVGEFIVVPSGLVRGIDLAWVERARGWIDGRPALEDATLLWADLSGPWVVHPLVLLLAAGLVLTGRAPRRALLVVPLGLAGWALGSLCKLLVARPRPEPDVPIAMVDSFSYPSGHATNVALGAVLVIALLRMVGRRWIRWSATVLVLLVAALTVLNRLALGVHFVSDVVAGLVLGVTMALVGLRLLGPVTPGREGRHSPLP; translated from the coding sequence GTGGCTGCCGATCGTTCCGCTCCCGTCCGCCTCGTGTCGGCAGTGCTCGCCATGACCGGCGTGATGCTGCTCGTCGCGGCGGTCGGCGAGTTCATCGTCGTGCCCTCCGGCCTGGTGCGCGGGATCGACCTCGCATGGGTCGAGCGGGCCCGCGGCTGGATCGACGGACGTCCCGCGCTCGAGGACGCCACCCTGCTGTGGGCCGACCTCAGCGGACCGTGGGTGGTGCACCCGCTCGTGCTGCTGCTCGCAGCCGGTCTCGTGCTCACCGGTCGGGCTCCTCGCCGGGCCCTGCTCGTCGTACCCCTCGGGCTGGCGGGTTGGGCCCTGGGGTCGCTGTGCAAGCTGCTCGTCGCCCGCCCGCGCCCGGAGCCGGACGTCCCGATAGCGATGGTCGACAGCTTCTCCTACCCGAGCGGCCACGCCACCAACGTCGCGCTCGGCGCGGTTCTCGTCATCGCACTGCTGCGGATGGTGGGTCGGCGCTGGATCCGGTGGTCCGCGACGGTGCTCGTCCTCCTCGTCGCGGCCCTGACCGTCCTCAACCGACTCGCGCTCGGGGTCCACTTCGTCAGCGACGTCGTCGCCGGGCTCGTCCTGGGGGTCACCATGGCGCTCGTCGGGCTACGACTGCTCGGTCCCGTCACACCAGGGCGCGAAGGGCGTCACTCGCCTCTCCCGTGA
- a CDS encoding maleylpyruvate isomerase family mycothiol-dependent enzyme has protein sequence MDHATLWRHIHTERAALAATLRTLTPQQWAHESLCTGWSVQDVAAHVISNPQIGWRQLPAVFADAARLGYNEAIFRDVRRRGQQPREQIVADFERWATSTRHVPTTTSVETLVDALVHHQDIVRPLGLHHDPDPTAASVAADRCRLLAGLLGSRRVVRGVRMVATDTDWARGSGPVVEAAMVELLMLCAGRPADPARLTGEASDALRALV, from the coding sequence ATGGACCACGCGACCCTGTGGCGGCACATCCACACCGAGAGGGCGGCGCTCGCCGCCACCCTGCGCACGCTGACGCCGCAGCAGTGGGCGCACGAGTCGCTGTGCACCGGCTGGAGCGTGCAGGACGTGGCCGCCCACGTCATTTCCAACCCGCAGATCGGCTGGCGTCAGCTGCCCGCGGTCTTCGCCGACGCCGCGCGCCTCGGTTACAACGAGGCGATCTTCCGCGACGTGCGGCGAAGGGGGCAGCAACCCCGGGAGCAGATCGTCGCCGACTTCGAGCGATGGGCCACGTCGACCCGGCACGTCCCGACGACGACCTCCGTCGAGACCCTCGTCGATGCGCTCGTGCACCACCAGGACATCGTGCGCCCGCTCGGGCTGCACCACGATCCCGACCCGACGGCGGCCTCGGTGGCTGCCGACCGGTGCCGCCTCCTGGCGGGCCTCCTCGGCAGCCGTCGCGTCGTGCGCGGCGTGCGCATGGTCGCGACCGACACCGACTGGGCCCGCGGCTCGGGGCCGGTGGTCGAGGCTGCGATGGTCGAGCTGCTCATGCTCTGCGCGGGGCGGCCGGCCGACCCGGCGCGGCTCACGGGAGAGGCGAGTGACGCCCTTCGCGCCCTGGTGTGA
- a CDS encoding MarR family winged helix-turn-helix transcriptional regulator, giving the protein MTVQDDAEGLSTALLMFIPFRHAEERILRALTDAGHAITLAQARVCARIGPDGTRLTELADAAQITKQSAATHVEALERAGYVERAPDPTDARARLVRLTPAATQLQLVARREEAAIEAEWTAHLGAPAMRQLRRSLALLRGITDPWA; this is encoded by the coding sequence GTGACCGTGCAGGACGATGCCGAGGGGCTGTCCACGGCGCTGCTGATGTTCATCCCGTTCCGGCACGCCGAGGAGCGGATCCTGCGCGCCCTGACCGACGCCGGGCACGCCATCACCCTCGCCCAGGCCCGCGTCTGCGCACGGATCGGCCCGGACGGCACCCGACTGACCGAGCTCGCCGACGCGGCGCAGATCACCAAGCAGAGCGCTGCCACCCACGTCGAGGCACTCGAGCGTGCCGGGTACGTCGAGCGCGCGCCCGATCCCACCGACGCGCGAGCTCGGCTCGTGCGGCTCACCCCGGCGGCCACTCAGCTGCAGCTCGTCGCCCGCCGGGAGGAGGCTGCCATCGAGGCGGAGTGGACCGCCCACCTCGGCGCCCCGGCGATGCGGCAGCTGCGCAGGTCCCTCGCCCTGCTGCGCGGGATCACCGACCCCTGGGCCTGA